The Chanodichthys erythropterus isolate Z2021 chromosome 12, ASM2448905v1, whole genome shotgun sequence genome contains a region encoding:
- the LOC137031498 gene encoding complement C3-like codes for MDVKLLWLTVVLLSSPLLTLCDPLFVLSAPNLLGVGSSENVFVEAQDYSGGAFDVKIIVKKHPRKDKEILSKTVTLTADNNYQILTDIKIPDDKNFFSDDPLEKQYVNLQAQFLSSTLEKVVMVSFQSGYIFVQTDKPIYTPASTVYYRIFSLMPSMKPHSQTGITVEIMNPQGITVSSEKMDTVKGMKSGGYAIPEIGSPGMWKVVTRYTNTPQKTFTADFEVKEYVPSTLEVKLKPSQSFFYVDDQSLTVDTEAKCM; via the exons atGGACGTGAAGCTGCTGTGGCTGACTGTTGTTCTTCTCTCCTCACCCCTCCTCACACTGTGTGACCCGCT GTTTGTTCTGTCAGCTCCTAATTTGCTGGGAGTGGGTTCTTCAGAGAACGTGTTTGTGGAAGCTCAGGATTATTCTGGAGGAGCTTTTGATGTAAAGATCATAGTGAAGAAGCACCCAAGAAAAGACAAGGAGATACTGTCCAAAACAGTGACACTGACTGCAGACAACAATTACCAGATCCTTACAGATATAAAG ATCCCTGATGATAAGAACTTCTTCTCTGATGATCCTCTGGAGAAGCAGTATGTGAATCTACAAGCTCAATTTCTATCCAGCACTCTGGAGAAAGTGGTCATGGTCTCATTCCAGTCTGGATATATATTTGTACAGACAGACAAGCCCATCTACACGCCTGCTAGCACAG TTTATTACAGGATTTTCTCTCTGATGCCCAGCATGAAACCACACAGTCAGACTGGAATCACGGTGGAAATCAT GAATCCACAAGGCATCACAGTTTCATCAGAGAAGATGGATACAGTGAAAGGGATGAAGTCTGGAGGATACGCCATTCCTGAGATTGGCAG TCCTGGGATGTGGAAGGTGGTCACTCGGTACACAAACACTCCTCAGAAGACGTTTACTGCAGACTTTGAGGTCAAAGAATATG TGCCTTCAACATTGGAAGTGAAATTAAAACCCAGTCAGTCATTCTTCTATGTGGATGATCAGAGTCTGACAGTCGACACTGAAGCCAA GTGTATGTAA
- the LOC137031497 gene encoding uncharacterized protein isoform X2 — MFTGVQEAAIVNLVLENNEIRLREIQSHIIQDNTLFNNIQRVSLSTLARILKRNQIRMKPLYKVPFERNSQRNKEFRRAYVDGVLEMDAHAIPHEFIFIDEAGFNLAKTRRRGRNLIGHRAIIDVPGQRGGNITMCAAISNMHGVLHRHAKLGPYNTAHILTFLDRLHNILIPPERMNDADHQRNRRILFGMAVEGIRPAALCAHASCAGHGRGM, encoded by the exons atgttcaccggggtacaggaagctgccattgtaaacttggttttggaaaataatgaaatcagattacgagaaattcaaagccacatcatccaagacaacaccttattcaacaacattcaacgagttagtctgtccacattggctcgcattctcaagcgaaaccaaatcagaatgaaaccactttataaggtgccgtttgagagaaactctcaaagaaacaaagagttcagacgagcatatgtggat ggagtactggaaatggatgctcatgcaatcccacatgagttcatctttatagatgaggctgggttcaacctagcaaagaccagaagaagggggagaaacctcattggccacagagccattatagatgttcccggccaacgtggtgggaacatcacaatgtgcgctgccatctccaatatgcatggtgtcctccaccgtcatgccaaacttggaccatacaacacagcccatattctcacatttctggacagacttcacaacattctcataccaccagagcgtatgaatgatgcagaccatcaaagaaaccg aagaattcttttcggcatggcggtggaaggtatacgaccggcagccctttgtgcgcatgcctcttgtgcaggccatggaagaggcatgtga
- the LOC137031497 gene encoding uncharacterized protein isoform X1, which yields MFTGVQEAAIVNLVLENNEIRLREIQSHIIQDNTLFNNIQRVSLSTLARILKRNQIRMKPLYKVPFERNSQRNKEFRRAYVDGVLEMDAHAIPHEFIFIDEAGFNLAKTRRRGRNLIGHRAIIDVPGQRGGNITMCAAISNMHGVLHRHAKLGPYNTAHILTFLDRLHNILIPPERMNDADHQRNRYVVVWDNVSFHRAAPVQNWFADHPTFLVQYLPPYSPFLNPIEEFFSAWRWKVYDRQPFVRMPLVQAMEEACDEIDVGAIQGWIRHSRRFFPRCLIREDIACDVDEALWPDPAVRQDAA from the exons atgttcaccggggtacaggaagctgccattgtaaacttggttttggaaaataatgaaatcagattacgagaaattcaaagccacatcatccaagacaacaccttattcaacaacattcaacgagttagtctgtccacattggctcgcattctcaagcgaaaccaaatcagaatgaaaccactttataaggtgccgtttgagagaaactctcaaagaaacaaagagttcagacgagcatatgtggat ggagtactggaaatggatgctcatgcaatcccacatgagttcatctttatagatgaggctgggttcaacctagcaaagaccagaagaagggggagaaacctcattggccacagagccattatagatgttcccggccaacgtggtgggaacatcacaatgtgcgctgccatctccaatatgcatggtgtcctccaccgtcatgccaaacttggaccatacaacacagcccatattctcacatttctggacagacttcacaacattctcataccaccagagcgtatgaatgatgcagaccatcaaagaaaccggtacgttgtagtatgggacaacgtgagctttcatcgtgcagccccagtccaaaactggtttgctgaccacccaacatttctcgtgcaatacctcccaccatactcaccatttctgaaccccatagaagaattcttttcggcatggcggtggaaggtatacgaccggcagccctttgtgcgcatgcctcttgtgcaggccatggaagaggcatgtgatgagattgatgtgggtgcaattcagggatggataaggcactcaaggcgcttcttccctcgatgtctgataagggaagatattgcctgtgatgttgacgaggcgttgtggccagacccggctgtgcggcaagatgctgcctaa